A window of Maioricimonas rarisocia genomic DNA:
ACGACGTGCCAGAAGTGCATTCGGACAGGGGACATCGGGAACGTCGGGATCACGGCGTATCACCATACCTTCTTCGAGATGCTGGGGAACTTCTCGTTCGGGGATTACTTCAAGAAGGAAGCGATCCACTGGGCGTGGGAACTGCTGACCGGCAAGCAATGGTTCGGCCTGGATCCCGAGCGACTGACCGTGACGGTCTATCTCGACGACGATGAGGCGTTCGGCATCTGGGAGAAGGAAATCGGTCTCCCCGCCGATCGGATCCGCCGCGACGACGAATACGAGAACTTCTGGCCGGCCGGCGCTCCCACCGAGGGACCCGACGGGGTTTGCGGGCCGTGCAGCGAGATCTACTACCATCCGCCCAGCGGCGGTAAGGAAGTCGAGATCTGGAATCTCGTGTTCACGCAGTTCAATCGGGTCGGCAACCCGCCCGACAACCTCCGGCCGCTGCCGAAGAAGAACATCGATACCGGCATGGGGCTCGAGCGGATCGCCTCCGTGATGCAGGGGGTGGAGAGTAACTTCGAGATCGACACCCTCAAGTCGCTCTGCATGGCCGCTGGCGATTCGGTCGGTCTGAAGTACTCGTTCGACGCTCCGCACGGCCGTCCACTCCGCCGTGTTGCCGACCATGTTCGTGCCGTCGCGATGTGCATCCACGAAGGGGTGCAGCCGGGCAACACGAAGCAGAGTTACGTCGTGCGTCAGCTGTTGCGACGGGCGGTCCTCGAAGGCTACCTGCTCGGCAAGCAGCAGCCGTTTCTGCATTCGCTCGTTCCCGCTGTCGTCGACGTGATGCGGACGCCCTATCCCGACGTTGCCGAATCGGCCGAGTCGGTCGCCAACGTGATTCGGGAGGAGGAAGACCACTTCCTCGGCATCGTCGAACGGGGACTCTCGAAATTTGATCGGCTGGTCGAGAACTGCCGGAAGGACGGGGCCAGTGTCATTCCGGGCGAAGCCGCCTTCGAACTGCACACGCAGGATGGCTTTCTGGTCGAGCTGACCGAGACCATGGCGGCCCGGTACAACCTCAAGATCGACCGCGAGCGGTTTACCGCGCTGATGAAGCAGCACGAGCAGCTCAGCGGCCGGGTGACGGCCGACTCGGTCATGGCCGAAGGACCGCTGGATGCTCTGAGGAAGACCGCCGGCGGAACCGAATTCCTCGGCTACGAGGCGACGCAGTCGTCGGCGAAGGTCGTGGGCATCATCGCCGAAAAGCAGCTGGTCGAGTCGCTTGAAGAAGTTGGCCATGCGGATGCCGTCGGCATCGTTCTCGATCGCACGCCGTTCTACGGCGAGGCGGGCGGGCAGGTCGGAGACATTGGCAGTTTGACCGCCGAGGGGGTGCTCTTCGAAGTGGTCGATACGCAGCGGGATGGCGAACTGCTGCTGCACATCGGACATCTCAAGCAGGGAACGCTGCAGGTCGGGGACACCGTCGACGCCACCGTCAAAGGGGGGCGTCGTGCCGGAATCCGTCGGGCGCACTCCGCGACGCACCTGCTGCACCACGCGTTGCGGCAAACGCTCGGCCCGAATGCGATGCAGCGGGGTTCGAAGGTCGAAGATGACGTGCTGCGATTCGATTTCGCCCACAAGGGGCCGATGACACCCGAGGAGATCCGCGAGGTCGAAGACGAGATCAATGCCCGGATTGCCGAAGGGGCCGTGGTCAGCACGGCCCTGATGGGAATCAAGGAGGCCCGCGAAGCCGGCGCGATGGCGCTGTTCGGCGAAAAGTATCCGGACAAGGTTCGCGTCGTTTCGATGGGAGAGTTCAGCAAGGAACTGTGTGGCGGGACGCATCTGTCGAACACTGGTCAGGTCGGACTGTGCCGGATCGTTTCCGAAGAGCCGGTCGCCAAGGGGGTGCGTCGGATTGTTGCCTACACCGGTCACCGGGCCATCGAGAGCGTCCGCGAGGCGGAAGGGCTGCTGAAGGAACTTTCGCAGGTCCTCAAGACGCCTCAGCCACAGGACCTGCCTCGCCGGGCAATGCAGCTGCAGGACGAAGTCAAACAGCTCCGGCAGGAGCTGGCAAAGTACACACGCGCCTCGGTGGCCGATCAGGCAGCCGCGTTCCTCCAGGAGGCGGACGAAATCGAAGGCGTCAAAGTCGTCTGCCGCCGCGTCGAAGGTGGCGACCGCGACATCCTGCGGGAGTATGCCGATCAGCTCCGCTCCGGCAAGCAGGACGTCTGCCTGCTGCTGGCGACGGAAGTCGAGGGGAAAGTGGCCCTCATCGCTGCCGTCAGCAAGGACCTCACAAAGAAAGGGGTCAAAGCGGGGGACTGCGTGCGTGAAGCGGCGAAGGCGGTGGGGGGCGGCGGAGGTGGCCGTCCCGACCTGGCCGAGGCTGGCGGCAAAGATCCCTCGAAGATCGACGACGCGCTTGCCGCGGCGTCCAGCTTCTATTCCGAAAAACTGGCCGCTGCAGCACAGGCATAGCGGTATGCGGGACAGCCGGATCGGCCTCGTGGCCCCTGCCAGGTCAGGGGGCCGGTCGTGCCGGTATCGCCCGACGAACTGTCGTCAAATCCGGTCGCCGCGGTTGTTTCGGGTTGGAACGTCTCGGGCGGGACCCGATAACCGGCAGTGCCGGCGTGATCAATGCCGCACGTCCGACGGCAGCGGCTTCGTGCGCCGTTGCCGGTCAAAGGCGTTGACGACGTTCGTAGGGGCTTGGTAAAAGCAATGGTGGCAAGCTCTTTCGGCGCATCATGTTTGAAACGGGGATGACGACCGTGCCCGCATCTGTTCTTCGAGTCGGTTTTCTGGCGATCGCGGTGAGTGCCGCGCAACTTGTTGTCTGCGAAGAGTCTCAGGCACAGGTCACGCGCGGGTTCCTGCAGACAGCTCCCGCAATTGCCAGTGGTGAGGAACTGAATCGGCAGCCCGATCTGTGGGTCATGGAGATCCAGTTCAAGCAGATGCGGATGACCTGGGTCGACATCACCGACCCGGAGACGGGCGAGACCAACCGCGAACAGGTCTGGTATCTGGCCTACCGGACGCTCAATCGCCCGCTCGCGACTCGTCAGCAGGCTGAGGAGGATCAGGCCCCGGTCATCGAACTGGATCCGGTTCCGAGTCAGCACCGGCTCATCCCGGAGTTCGTGCTGGTGACCTACGACGATCGTGAGTCAGAAATCCCCGAACGAATCGCCATGGATGAGGTAATCCCGGAGGCCGTCGCGCACATCAATCAGATTGAGCGCCGCCGCGAGTCCGATCCCGTCTACAAGGATCCGGTCTCGATCATTCAGCACGTTCCGGATGCTGTGCCTAAGGAAAGTGACGACCAGCCATGGGTTTATGGCGTCGCGACCTGGCGTGGGATCGACCCCGATGCGGACTTCTTCAAGGTCGTTCTCAAAGGGTTCTCGAACGGCTACTTCATTCGGACGACCGGCGACCAGCCGATCGTCTGGCGGAAAGTGCTCGTACAGAAGTTCCTGCGACGCGGTGACCGGTTCGATCCCAATCAACGGGAATTCGAATTCGACGGTCCTGCCCAGTGGGATTATCTTCCGGACACCCCCAGCCTCACCGGAGAGTGACGGTCTGGACGAAGTCTGTTTTTTCTCTGCCTGAACTTGATGCTTTGCGCTGGTTCCGCAATCATGCGGTTCTGTCAGGTTAATTCCGCCGCAGCGGCACTGGCTGCAGGACAATCGCGGCGAGGTCTTACGTCAGGGTAGCGAGACGATGGCTCATAAGAAGGGACAGGGATCGACCCGCAACGGTCGCGATTCGATCTCCAAGCGACGTGGCGTGAAGAAGTTCGGTGGCGAGAGCGTTCGCGCCGGCAACATCCTCATTCGCCAGTGCGGCACCAAGTGGCACGCCGGCCAGAATGTGGGCGTGGGGAACGACTACACGCTGTTCGCGCTGATTGACGGCACGGTTGTCTTCGATCGCGACGGCCGACGCGTCAACGTTGCTGCCGCCGAGAATAACTGAATCCGGCTGTTTCCTGACCGCACCGCGACCGGATCGACAGCCGTGTCGCCCGTCAGCGGTCCAGGGCCGGCATTGGTGACAGACCCATCGCGGCCCGGCATGTGTTCAGCACGTGTGCCGGGCCGATTTGCTGCGCCTGTGCCGCCCACGCGTCGGCTGCTTCTTTCAGTGCTTCTGCCGGTGTCGCGTCATCCTCGAACACCCGGTGAACCGCTTCTGCGAGCAGGTGTGCGAAGACTTCCCGCTGCGGCAGGGCGATGTCGAGAACGACGCGCGGTTCGCGCAGGCTGGCAGCGACGGCATCACTGAACTGTGTCTGCTCCAGCCCATGCAGGATGCCCATTCGCGACGCGAACAGGCCGGACTGCGATGCCCGGCACAATGTCCAGTAGTCGCCGCGAAAGCCGTTGTCCCGCTCTGCCGCTTCGATCGTCTCCCACAGATTCCAGGAGGCCTGCCGGAGTTCTTCGCCGGCCGATCTCGCGACGCAGACCGTATAGCCCCCCTGCCCGACGACCGTCACCCGGTTGAGCGTCTGGTCCAGCGGCTGCCACTCGCCCGTTTCGTGGTCGAAGGCTTCGTTCGATCCTGGAAGAGGCACCGCGGCGAGTCGGATCCCCTCCGGACGCGTGGCTCCTGCTTGCGGAGCCTGTCCCTGGCCCGTGGAGACCGGACCGGTCGAAACTGCCATGGCTGCCTCGCCTGCGATCAGTGCCGTCCAGCAGGCGTCACGCGACAAGAGCTGCAGCTGCCCCGGCTCGGCCCGGCGGGAATCGACGACACGCTGCAATGTGCGGACGAATGGTTCGCGGTCGATCAGCGGTTCGCCGGTGCTGACGTCGAGATAGAACGAGAAGTTGTCCGGATGAAGGGCAGACGAGGCCGCACGGGCCATCAGCATCGTTGCGGCAAAATCACCTTCCCACGGCTCTGCGGCAAACGCTCCATCGCCCCACTCGGCGATCGAGGCGACCAGTGCGTCGTACTCTTCCCATGTGCGAGGTGGCTGCAGCTCTGCCCTCTCGAACAGGTCGGCCCGGTACCATAGCAGCAGGGGCGGAGCCGCGAGCGGCAGGTTTGTCGTTCGCTCCTGCGGAGCCGCGACACCGCGGCGGAGTCCGTCGAACAGTTCCTGCCAGGGGGATTGCGGGCTGCGGGCCACCTCCTCGGGAACGGTGGCGACGATTCCGGCCTGCATCAGGTCCGGCAGGCTCAGCAGCGGCAGCACGAGCAGTCCTGGCGTCTCCGCGACGACCGGTTCGATGCTGGCGGGGTTGGCATTCTCCAGCGTGTTCCGCACGCAGTTCGCGCCGGTGGCGGCTTCCCACTCGGAAATCGCCAGATCCCAGGTGGTCGATTCCCCGACCGTGCCTACAACCGTCAGAGTGATCTCTTCACCGGCCAGGGACGGTACGGCTGGCTCCTGAGGCGCTTGAGTCGAGTTGCCACCCGGGCACCCGGCCAGCAGTAGTCCCATCAGGACGTAAAGACCGGCCATTCGCCGGAGAAGCGTTGCGTTGCGGGTCGGCGATAACACGATGGTTGGGTTCCGAGGTAGCGGTCTGAAGCTGATCGTCCGGTGCCGAGCATGCTGCTGTCATTACCGGCCGGCCTGTCCCGGCACAACTGGCAGGCTACTTAACCGGGATCGGATCGACAAATCTACGGGGCATTCCGTCGGAACCCAACGGTATTCGACCGGTGAGACCGGGGCATAGCGTGATTACGCGAAGATAGTTGTTGCCCGACCGTTAAGAACGTGCGAGGATCGAATTGCGGTACACATCCTCGAGTTTCACTCAACCGACGCTTTAACGCCATTCGTTTGTGGCGGGCTAATCCATACCTGAAGCGGGTCTTCGATCGTCTCCATCTGGAGATCGTAGTCACCTGTCTTTCACATCATCAGGTAAAGGGAGATTGCCATGGTTCGTCTTCGTTGTGGACGTCGGGGGTTTACCCTCATCGAGTTGCTCGTCGTGATCGCCATTATCGCGATCCTCATTGCGTTGCTGCTTCCGGCGGTGCAGCAGGCCCGCGAAGCGGCCCGACGCTCGCAGTGCAAGAACAATCTCAAGCAGTTTGGTCTGGCACTGCACAATTACCACGACACGTACAATATGTTCCCCCGTTTCGTGCAGGGGTCCCGGTACGACGGGCAGGGTGACGGTTGGCGGAGCTTCAGTGCGCATGCCATGGTCCTTCCCTACATTGATCAGGCCCCGCTGTACAACCAGATCAACTTCAACATCAACGCCTGCTGCCACAACGGCGGATACTCGGGATCGCCGGACACGAATGATCCGCTTCTCAACGACAAGCGTCTGACCGTCTTTGTCTGCCCCTCGGACAGTCCTCCGCAGAACATGGGGGCGCCGAATAACTATGCCGTCTGCATGGGCCCCAATACCGGCTTCGATGCCGATGTCAACCAGGGACAGCAGAACGGCATGTTCAACCGGCATCAGTGGATCAACATCTCTGCAGTGACGGACGGCACGTCCAACACATTCGCAGTCAGCGAACTGATCACGACCGATCAGGGAGGCCAGGTGGGGAGCCAGACCGAACTGGCACGGATTCGCAATGGTCAGAGCGTGAAGCCCGAGTACAACAATCCCCGCGCCTGGGGACTGGCGACTGCGCCGATCACCAAAGCGGACGTCGACGGCTGGGGACAGGCCTGTGCGGCGATCACGTCGATCAACGGTAATCGTGTAGGGGACAAATGGTTCCACGGTGAGCCGGCCCGCACAGCCTACAACACGCTGCTGACCCCGAATTCGAACTTCCCCAACTGTTCCTTCCACTGTAGCGGCTGCCATCCCGATGGCGGCGGTCTCTACCCGGCCCGCAGCAAGCATGAAGGTGGTGTGCACTCGCTGCTCGGCGACGGAGCCGTCCGGTTCATCAGCGAAAACATCGACTGGGGAACCTACCAGGCGCTCGGTGGCCGCAACGATGGCGTGCCGGTTGGCGAGTTCTGAATCGGCTGATTCCGGCGGGACGCGGTGAGCTGACGCCCGAGGGGACGTCGGCCACCTCCGTCTTGCACTCTTTCTGCAGCAGGCCGGAGCCGGGTGATGTTTCCTGGCTCCGCGCCGGTTGCTGCCCTGTTCTCACAACGTCTTTTACGGGAATCCCCCGATGGGTCATCTCAAGCAGTTGCGCGGCGTCGTCCTGTTGTTCGTGGCACCCTGCGTTCTTTTGTGGGCGGGTTGCACGGGACAGTCGACATCGCCACCATCAGAGTACGAAGATACGGCCGAACAGGTGCTCTCCTCCAAGGCGGAACTGAAGGAGCGTCTGGAGTTCGTTGCCGAGAGCGGCTTCGCCGGAAGCGGCCTGGCCGGGATCCAGAACGGCATCGAGCAGCTTCGGTCGACCGATGCTGCACTGGCGGATTCGCTTTCGACGAGTCTGCAGCAGCTCGAGGCGGCTGATGCCGCAGGCAACGGGGCAAAGGTGAAGCAGATTGCCAAACAGATGGCGGCCAAGTTGTAGGATGACTGTCGATACGGCCGAGCCCGTCATACCGACGCGTCGACGGGCGCGCTACTGGCTGTTCGGCCTTCTGTTGCTGGCGGGCGCTGGTGGTCTGCTGTGGGGATCGCGCGGTCTGGCGCATCTGGCTCTCTGGCGGGGCCGCGAGGCGGCTCGCAATCACGACTGGCGAACGGCTGAGTCATGGCTGGCCGAAGCGCAATCGTGGCATCCGCTCGGGGGCGAGAGTACGTTCGCATGGGCGCGGCTGAACCGCCGTCTCGGGCGGATCGACGTCATGAGCAGCGCGCTGCAGGACGCCGCCGATGCCGGCTTCAGTCCCCGGAAGCTGCAGCGCGAGGTCTGGCTGGCCGAAGCGCAGTCCGGACGAATGCAGAGTCTGGATGCGAAGCTGGGAAATCTGCTCGTGGCCGGCGAAGATCTGCCGGCGATCTGCGAAGCATATGTACTCGGCTGCCTGCTGAACTACCGCCTCAACGATGCGCTGCGACTGCTGGACCTGTGGCAGGCGGACTTTCCGGACGACCCGCAGCCCCACTACCTCCGGGGGAGGCTGATCGAGCACAGCACCGACTTCGAAGGTGCCGCCAACGAGTATCGTCGCGCTGTCGAACTGGCCTCCGGGCACGGGGCGGCAACATACAATCTTGGCCGTGCTCTCCTCGCGCTTCAAAATACCAAAGAGGCGTTGCGGGCTTACGAGCAGGCGACTCCGATCCTGTACGCACCCCAGCCGGGACTGGTCGGTCAGGCTCACTGTCTGCGACTGCTGGGGCGACTCGATGAAGCACGGAGTCGGCTCGACGAGGCGCTGGCCTCTCCTGCAGACGATCCCGAAGTCGCCTGGCGGCTGGCCGGCGAACCGGTCGATGCCGCGGCCAGTCGCGTTCCCGCCGAGTACGGTCACGTCGAACTGGCTGCCGAGAATTACCCGGAAGCGGAGAAATGGCTGCGGCAGGCATTAGAGGCCGATCCTCATGGTTGGCGGAACCGCTACTCGCTGGCGACCGCCTTGCGGCAGCAGGGGAAGACCGAAGAGGCGGCCGCTCACAGCGAGCGTGTCGAAGCCACAAAGCAGGCACTTGCTGAATGCGATCGGCTGATCGTCAAACTGCGGAAGGTTCCGGATGACGTGGAGGCACGGTTTACGCTCGGCAGGACATTCCTGCAACACGTCTCCGAGAAACAGGGAGTGGTCTGGCTCCGCAGTGTTCTCGACCACGATCCGCAGCACCAGCCGACACACCGACTCCTTGCCGATTTCTATCGCGACCATGCCGACGAAAATCCCGAGTTCGCAGCTCTGGCCGACTACCACCGCAGGCAGCTTCAAGCCGATCAGGAACCGCAGGATGTCACGGAAGACGAGTAAGTCCGGTGCGGCACGTACGTGGACCGCTGTCGGACTGTTGATGCTGCTGCTGACCGGCTGCGGCAGCGGTGGTGGCGACACCGCACCTCAGGAATCCGATCCGCAGGCAGAGGCAACAGACGCTGCCGAAACGCCGCTCCAGTTCGTCGACGAGACCTCCCGCCTGAGACCGGTTCCGGCATATGAGAACGGCGAAACGGCCGGCCGCAATTCGATCGTCGAATCACTCGGCGGCGGCGTTGGTCTGGTCGACTTCGACGTCGACGGTCGGCTGGATGTCTGCTTTCCCGGTGGCGGGCTGTTTGAAGGCAACTCGCTGGTTGGTCTTCCAACGTCACTGCTGCGGCAGACCGCCAATGGAACCTTCGAGAACGTGAGCGGTATTTCGCGCATTGATGCCGCGGGGTATTACTCACACGGCTGCAGCGTGGCGGACTACGATGCCGATGGATTCGCCGACGTGCTGATCACCGGTTATGGCGGCTTGGAACTGTGGCGCAATCTCGGTGACGGGACCTTCGAGCGTGCAGCCGAGACTGCCGGGCTGATCGATCCGTCCTGGAGTTCAAGCGCCGCGTGGGGGGACCTCGATGGCGATGGTCACCTCGATCTCTACGTCGCCCACTATGTCAACTGGTCGTTCGAGAACGATCCGGCCTGTTACGGCCCGGGCGGCAAGCGTGATGTGTGTGCTCCCCGGGACTTCGACGGTCTGGACGATACGGTCTTCCTCAGCAACGGCGACGGCACGTTCCGCGACGGCTCCGAAGAGGTCGGTCTCGTTCCGGAAGGAAAGGGACTGGGAGTATTGCTGGCCGACCTCGACCACAACGGGGCGCTCGATGCCTACGTGGCCAACGACACGACCAACAACTTTCTGTACCTGAATGATGGCAGCGGGCAACTCGAGGAACGGGGCGTCCTGAGCGGCACGGCGGTCGATGCCCTGGCGAACGCCAACGGCAGCATGGGGCTGGTGCTGACGGACTTCAATCTCGATGGCCGGTCGGATCTGTGGGTTGCCAACTACGAAGACGAGAATTTCGCCCTCTACCGCAACGACGGGGGTGGCAACTTCCTGTATTTCAGCACGCAGGCGGAGCTGAATCTGCTGGGGACACTTTTCGTCGCGTTCGGGTGCGTACCGGGTGACTTCGACCTGGACGGAGACGAAGATGTCGCCGTCGCCAATGGCCATGTCGTTCACATCCCCCGGAATGCTCCGCTGAGGCAGCAACCGCTGATGATGGTCAACGACGCCGGCGATCGGTTCGAGCGTGTCATGCCGGCCGGCAGCGACTACTTCGAACAGCAGCATCCGGGACGCGGCCTGGCCACCGGCGATCTCAACGGGAATGGCCTGCTCGATCTGGTGTTCACCAACATTCGCGAGGCCCCTGCCCTGCTCCTCAATGAGTCCCAGGTTGCGGGAGAGTCACTGCAACTGCGACTCGTTGGCCGGGCGAGCAACCGGACTGCGATCGGAGCGCGGATTGAACTCAAGACTCCAGCGGGGACGTTGCTGCGACACGTCGTCGGTGGCGGAAGCTATCTGTCCTCCAGTGACCGGACGCTGCACTTCGGGATCCCCGAGGGGGCGACGGTCGAAGAGGCGGTGATCCACTGGTCCGGCGGGCATGTCGACCGGGTCGGTGTGGACGCCCTCACTTCAGAATCGCAACACCGATTGTTGGTGATCGTCGAGGGGAGGGACGATGAGCCGGCGGAGATCGTTGAGCTTCCCCGCGTTCGCTGAGACGGTTTCGCTCGACGGTCATGGAGCCGCCGGTGTGTGCCACTGGCACTGCCATCCCGGCAGGGCCGGCCGGTGCATGCAGACAAGCAGAGCTTGAGCGCCCCACCACATTCAGTCAGGTGGGGCAGGCATTCCTGCCTGCCCGTCAAGCGGCTCACGACGTTGTACTCGCTCGCATCAGCCCGCGGTTCCAGCTCCGCCTGACGGAGACCTGGCCAGTTCCAAAGTGTTGCCTCGTGTCGCTGCGCGACCCCGGTTGGCGAGCAACCGGGGCTACCCCTCCAACCCGCTTGCGACGATGAAAAGGCAGACAGGAATGTCTGCCCCACTTACGCGCGGCAGCATTTCAGGAACACGTGGGGCGCTTCCCCGCGGCTGCGGTTGGCTGCCCCAGCAGACGCACGCGGGCAAGCAGAGTTGCAGCGATCCTCCATATTCAGCCAGGTGGGGCAGGCATTCCTGCCTGCCCGTGGGGCGACTCCGCATGTCACTCATTCCGCGGTATTAATGCGTCGTTCAGGCTTCGCCTGACGCACACCTGCTGTTCCGGCTGGCCAGTCCCAGTGCATTGCCTCCTGTCGCTGCGCGACCCCGGTTGGCGAGCAACCGGGGCTACCCGTTCCGAGCTGCTTGCGATGATGAAAAGGCAGACAGGAATGTCTGCCCCACTGACGCGCGGCGGCCTTACTCGAACACGAGTGGCGTTTCCTTACGGCTGAGATTGGCTGCCCCTGCGGTGCATGCGGACAAGCAGAGCTTCAGCGACCCACGGCATTCAGCCAGGTGGGGCAGGCATTCCTGCCTGCCCTGATGCTCACCGGCCAGGCAACTCCGGAACTGCTGCAGAGTGCCGTAGGGCCGGTTCCAACCGGCCGGGCGTGAATCTGCTCCACGAATCCATACGGAGAAAGAGCCCCTCTGGCGGAAAGCGATTCCGGGGGCTGCACTCGCTGCGCTCATTGCGACCGCGGTGACCCGGTGAGCGTGTGAGACAGATCGGGATGGTGGGTTACGCTTCGCTAACCCACCCTACTGCATTAGTCACGGTGATCCGGGCCGCGGCCAACCAACCTTGATGTCAGAACCCGCGCGGCCCGCAGCTTCGGGTGAACGGCTTGTTATGCCTCTCCGTCCAGCAAGCGTCGCCATTGATAGTGACAGCCCGCCCAAGCCAGGGACGACATCAGCAGAAAGATCGCGGCTACGGCGATGTATGGGATCGCCGAAACTTCAAACTTGATCAGACAACTGAGGATCATCAACGCAGACATCACGGCGTACGACGCTGCCAGCATTGTCGCCGGATAAAGCCAGCCAACGACAGTGACGCGTTGAAGTGTGGAATGCAATCCGTGTGCATGTGCGAACTGTACCGACCGAACCCAGAGCATTGTTGACAGGAGCAGTGCGGCTGCGACTCCGGCAATCCGATAGCCACTGAAAGACGTCGATGCGAACTGGAAATGCGAGATCGCGGCAACGAGCAATGCTGCGGGCAGAAGGCCTGCTGCGTCACCGGCGTGGATGCATCGACGCGCCTGGGTCGTCTCAGACGGCACAGTCGAGAAAAGATAGTCGTCCGCCCACAGCGGCACAAATGCGATCAGACACAGTGCCGGGCCAAGCGCGAGGGAGAGAGCAAATGCGTCTGTGAACTCAGCGGTCATCGGGCCGTCCTTACGCATAGCGCTAGCGACCACCGGGGCAGAGCACCCACCACCCAGGGTGAAGAATCACTGCGCGCTGCAAGAGTCGCGATCACACACGCGGCAATTGCTCCGAATGTCATCAGTCAGTCTCTCCGGCCTGCAGGCATTTGCTCGCAGCGGTTCGCACAATTCTACTTCTGTCCTTTGTTGCCTTCCGGAGCAACGCGAAGACTTCCGGATTGGAAGGATCAATGCTGGCCGCCGCCACGACTGCAGCCTTTCGAACTTTGGCATCGGCGCTATCGAAAAGTGGCTTCACCTGGTCGATTGCAGTCTTCGCCTCGCCGCCGATGAACGCGAGCACGCGGAGGGCATCCCGGCAACACTCGGGGCCGCTCAGCGTCGAGGCCAGGGGATGCACGCACACGTCAGGGATCGTGTGTGCAATCTGTCCGAGAGCCAGAACCGCCAGTCGTCGGGTTAATGGATCTTCAGTTCGAGTCAGTTCCGCGACACGCTGGGCGGCCGGGGCAGCGGGCGTCCCAATGCGGAACAGCGCCCGGAGTGCCTCCTGCCTGATCTCGGGGGCATTGCTGTCGAGCAACTTCGCCAGTTGGGGGACGACGCGATCGGCGTCAGGCTGCGACCACCGGCACCGATAGAGCAGCGCCCAGTCGTCGGCGTTGAGTTGATCAAGAATCGCCTGCTCGTCGGTGGTCATGACTCTGATTGGCGAACCAGTTCCTGTGTCAACAATTCATGTTGAGAATACGCCCCGCAGTTGGGGCGTTCAATGTCAGGCGTGGAGTGGAAAGACATCGAAATCTGTTGCGCGGAGTGACCGGGCAATTCTTGCGCGGCACACTGCTGCCTTATACCAGCACGAAGCGTAAGCGAGTGATCGGGCAGACAGGAATGTCTGCCCCACCTACGCGCGGCGGCGTTTCAGGGACGCGTTCGGCGTTTCCTTGCGGCTGAGATTGGCTGCCCCTGCGGTGCATGCGGACAAGCAGAGCTTCAGCGACCCACCACATTCAGTCAGGTGGGGCAGGCATTCCTGCCTGCCCGTCAAGCGGCTCACGACGTTGTACTCGCTCGCATCAGCCCGCGGTTCCGGCTCCGCCTGACGGAGACCTGGCCAGTTCCAAAGTGTTGCCTCCTGTCGCTGCGCGACCCCGGTTGGCGAGCAACCGGGGTTACCCTTCAAACCCGCTTGCGATGATGAAAAGGAATTCCTGCCTGCCCTGATGCTCAGCGGCACGGCAACGAGTGCCGATGCTGAGTGCCAGAACACTCGCTTGCACTTCGTGCTGGTATTTCCAGCGAAGTCTCCTGCTCCCGCGGCGTCGTCGCTACTGCTCATCACCGCCGCCGAGCAGACCCCGAAAAATCGACCGCCGCAGGGCATTGTCCCGTCCGGTGAATTCCTCATCGTCGACGATGTCGGTTTCGAGCGCCGTCGCCACCATGTAGAACTTCGCATCGATGTCGTCAGAGAAGTAGACCAGCAGCGCCTCCGGGGTATGTGGAGCAACCGGCGATCCCCACTCGGGCAGATTCTGGTGCGAGACGATGATGTGCTCGAGCCGCAGCAGCAGTTCCGGATCCAGACC
This region includes:
- a CDS encoding DUF1559 domain-containing protein — translated: MVRLRCGRRGFTLIELLVVIAIIAILIALLLPAVQQAREAARRSQCKNNLKQFGLALHNYHDTYNMFPRFVQGSRYDGQGDGWRSFSAHAMVLPYIDQAPLYNQINFNINACCHNGGYSGSPDTNDPLLNDKRLTVFVCPSDSPPQNMGAPNNYAVCMGPNTGFDADVNQGQQNGMFNRHQWINISAVTDGTSNTFAVSELITTDQGGQVGSQTELARIRNGQSVKPEYNNPRAWGLATAPITKADVDGWGQACAAITSINGNRVGDKWFHGEPARTAYNTLLTPNSNFPNCSFHCSGCHPDGGGLYPARSKHEGGVHSLLGDGAVRFISENIDWGTYQALGGRNDGVPVGEF
- the rpmA gene encoding 50S ribosomal protein L27, coding for MAHKKGQGSTRNGRDSISKRRGVKKFGGESVRAGNILIRQCGTKWHAGQNVGVGNDYTLFALIDGTVVFDRDGRRVNVAAAENN
- a CDS encoding extracellular solute-binding protein, whose translation is MLSPTRNATLLRRMAGLYVLMGLLLAGCPGGNSTQAPQEPAVPSLAGEEITLTVVGTVGESTTWDLAISEWEAATGANCVRNTLENANPASIEPVVAETPGLLVLPLLSLPDLMQAGIVATVPEEVARSPQSPWQELFDGLRRGVAAPQERTTNLPLAAPPLLLWYRADLFERAELQPPRTWEEYDALVASIAEWGDGAFAAEPWEGDFAATMLMARAASSALHPDNFSFYLDVSTGEPLIDREPFVRTLQRVVDSRRAEPGQLQLLSRDACWTALIAGEAAMAVSTGPVSTGQGQAPQAGATRPEGIRLAAVPLPGSNEAFDHETGEWQPLDQTLNRVTVVGQGGYTVCVARSAGEELRQASWNLWETIEAAERDNGFRGDYWTLCRASQSGLFASRMGILHGLEQTQFSDAVAASLREPRVVLDIALPQREVFAHLLAEAVHRVFEDDATPAEALKEAADAWAAQAQQIGPAHVLNTCRAAMGLSPMPALDR
- the alaS gene encoding alanine--tRNA ligase, coding for MKTDEIREAYLSFFESKGCVRRPSDVLVPREDPTVLFTPAGMNQFKNEFLGVGKLEFTRATTCQKCIRTGDIGNVGITAYHHTFFEMLGNFSFGDYFKKEAIHWAWELLTGKQWFGLDPERLTVTVYLDDDEAFGIWEKEIGLPADRIRRDDEYENFWPAGAPTEGPDGVCGPCSEIYYHPPSGGKEVEIWNLVFTQFNRVGNPPDNLRPLPKKNIDTGMGLERIASVMQGVESNFEIDTLKSLCMAAGDSVGLKYSFDAPHGRPLRRVADHVRAVAMCIHEGVQPGNTKQSYVVRQLLRRAVLEGYLLGKQQPFLHSLVPAVVDVMRTPYPDVAESAESVANVIREEEDHFLGIVERGLSKFDRLVENCRKDGASVIPGEAAFELHTQDGFLVELTETMAARYNLKIDRERFTALMKQHEQLSGRVTADSVMAEGPLDALRKTAGGTEFLGYEATQSSAKVVGIIAEKQLVESLEEVGHADAVGIVLDRTPFYGEAGGQVGDIGSLTAEGVLFEVVDTQRDGELLLHIGHLKQGTLQVGDTVDATVKGGRRAGIRRAHSATHLLHHALRQTLGPNAMQRGSKVEDDVLRFDFAHKGPMTPEEIREVEDEINARIAEGAVVSTALMGIKEAREAGAMALFGEKYPDKVRVVSMGEFSKELCGGTHLSNTGQVGLCRIVSEEPVAKGVRRIVAYTGHRAIESVREAEGLLKELSQVLKTPQPQDLPRRAMQLQDEVKQLRQELAKYTRASVADQAAAFLQEADEIEGVKVVCRRVEGGDRDILREYADQLRSGKQDVCLLLATEVEGKVALIAAVSKDLTKKGVKAGDCVREAAKAVGGGGGGRPDLAEAGGKDPSKIDDALAAASSFYSEKLAAAAQA